The genomic region TCGGCCTAACGCAAGAATCCCGCATTTCTAAAAACAGTTCCCACGCCCTATCAAGAAACCCACTTGAAATATACCCCGAAATGATCGTGTTCCAACTCACAACATCTCTTTCTGGCATCCTGTCGAACACCAGACGTGCTTTTTCGACACCAAAACATTTATAACACACTTTCAAGTATAAGTTCCAAGAGACAATATTTTTACCGGGCAGGTCGTGAAATGCCTCCAAAGCATCGATTGCAGAACCAGATTTCAAGTAAAGATCGATACAGCGATTTCCCAGAAACGTATTGGAACTGAGACCAAGTTTTATCAACTGGGCATGAATCAACTTCAAAGAATTCGAGGGATTTGTTACTGAAAAACACTGGTCGACTAGACGAGTGAAAAATGAAACTGTATGAAGGAATCTGTTAGCACTTTGATGAATACCGAACATGCAAACGAAGACGATGAGAATGTACAAATTTACAATTGTAATAAAGCAATAAATTCCAGCCAATTGAActgtcaaaatatttcaaatcacgtagtattaatataatatagtaattGGGCTTAGAGGGAACTCGGCTCCATAAAACGTCCTGGTTTAAAGCCCTCTATGGTCATACATACACTCTTTGAAGCCCAATTAGgtcaaaaacatatatatttttatcgtATAATAcccaaatttaccctttaatccattcttttcttaaattttattttatataaaaataataatttcaatgtcttttaataatttcataattataattatttttctcgcAGTTCACTACCCCACGTTTCTCTTAcctcattcttttttttccccacaaATTTATTTCCTTGTCATTTCCACATACCACGATTGTTTCTTCTCACAATTGTACTTTTTCTCTCCATCTCACATTaaacttcttttttatatgctcaCAAGACCACGTACAGTAACACCTATTTTATTAAGGTTTAAAGTTTTAGAGTAACTACTCGTTGCATATacttatatttgattataaataatcatattttatattaattagttgtaaataattatcttttaaatattattttatttcaccaatttaaaatcaatcattcatttaatttttttcaatcttctttttaatttaaaaattaaaaattaaaattatacacacacattaaAAATGCTTCGACAGCTACTCATAATTAAGTACTCCAAAATGTTGTTTCTTccacatttattcttaaatgcaaaaacataaaaatatttttctttaaacatTTATCTTACTCAAGTCCAAAGTCTACACATAgctataaagaaataaaaaaaaatgcatttaactTCATAAACACGCTTTTATTGACTTTATCTAGCATTTACTTTCCCATGTTCTAGAAGAATTtcatattgttgtacttttatatttttaacgaGTAAATACAGTTACACCCCTaatttatggtttatttatacAGATCATTCATGtcatttgaataattacacatacattcaCCAGAAATATCAACAtgatttacaaaaatcatacttattatttgaaaaattacacatacaccccaaaaaataccaatattattatacaaactatctatatctttttattgtgagtggcattttttaaaaatttgcaaaaaaataagaatgattATGCAGTTCAaaggatataaatataattatctatatttcTAAATTCTAGAATTTGGAGGAGAGAGGCGCTCAAGGAAGGACTAGAAAGTCACACACGTGTGGGTAGATACATGCAACTTGCAATGTCAATGAGATTATTAGTCGTGATTTGTTGATGTCAcgattttagaattttatgttcttgaaattctttaaTCATATACGCCTCCATATTATTTACTTGGAGATATTTTTACCATGTTTAGTATTGATCAAAGtgttttgcattttttgtctgtcatttttttatttttttaataatatttcaccaaatatttaattattacatcttttttcttaactttCGATCTTCTTACGTTCCCAACTTCCTTCTCTCCCACgcgttttatttttaatatttgaattatacaattgaaatatatttttaatatatcgtacacactaattttattattaagtgaGATTGATCtttttggtgtgttttttttttttgtctgtagttttatattttattaatatttagtttaattttttatttatttatcaaacttCACACTCACCTGTATTTATGatagttatttctttttcatgcatcaatttttctatctaATATTGtatcattatctttttttaatgactatttccttataaatattaaataacttacTATTTTGTATATACTTTACAAAgtactaaatattttatgttaaataatattaaaaactcACACACACGAAATGCAGCacaaattactaataattcttatttttgtgtctatatttaaaaaataataattttattacaatttgaaTCAAAACCAAGTGAAGTAGACGTATTTTTAGGTAAAGTGATAGCAAATAGGCAATTAAAGGTAGCTAATATTTCCGTATACTTTTGGATTCCAAGACCTCAAtttcataactaaaaattaaagcGAGTTAGGTGACATTAATGAAAGTCGTCGTGGCACAATACATTTTTAGTACCATTCAAATCAtgttgttataaaatattattaaatgcaTCACAATTTTTATACCCCTTCCCAATCTTCCAAGAGtcgtcttttttcttctttttttttttttttttccccctcaaGATCACTGGAaatatctcttattttttttatcattagtttagcaaataattcaaattttatatttttaatattctcaagTTTTATAGAGTCTGCATCAGCAGCCCTACCATTTATTTCACATTATATAGAGAGTGTTGGGTTgaacttaattataaaaattttcaatttttttaattgatattgcGAAgtgtttaataatttttagcaaattaattcaatttttttaaattaaataggtATTTACTATTAAtagcataaataaattttactatcttattttatttaaatacatcAACAGCCtgtttttttgggaaaaaaaaaaaaaagaaatctcacatcttactaattaaaaacatatacGATTATAACACTTCCGTAGATATGTAGTAATACAATCTTCTACTTCAactttaattatgattagatcttatttaattaattatttttttaaaattctaagaTTATTTGGCTACCtttattattatgacatgTACTACTAGTCCAACACGCTTTTCTAATTAACATCTTTAATGAATTTCTTGATTCTAAGTCTCTTTCTCTATATATGTACAAGTAGAACAACTCGATTAAGCAATAACACAAGCTCattatggaaaaataaagaggataattacactttcatcttctaagatttggtgtaattatatataaactctctgtgttaagaaaattatatttaatactctTAACGTTTACTTCCTTTCAACAAATGTATCCATCTGttaattcacaaaatttgaacgaatcagcaaaaaaaaaattatatttattcctaattaatttatcactaATTTCTATAAGTTAAACAAATCATTTTCGACCAAAAGACCCTTATATGTTTTCAAAGTTCACACACTAGTACATTTTTAccttgataaaaaaaaaaaaagaattatttgacctataatagttttataaataaatatgaatttttattcaatgcTCTGTTTTAACAAACTCTCCTCATCTTATAAACAGAtggatcaatttattaaaagagaacaaactttaaaaatactaaaggACAACgtaattattcaaaacaaaatgaaattaataaaaatacataaaattgagCACTTGGGTAGGCCAATCTTTATcctcaagaaaaaataatgcCAAAAAGTAGACAAAGCCCAGGAAAAATGGGGGGAAGATGGGCCCTACTCTTAATCCCACCCATCTAGAAATTCTTGaccttttttttccaaaaacccaaaaattattttttttttaaaaaaaaaacagtaaatAAGAAAGCCACaccaataaaaatactttgttATTGTCAGGAAAGTGACCATTTAGGACCTACATATGTTGATGACAATCCCACCACAACCACCTCtttctcccccccccccccccccccccccccaccccattCCTTTCTCCCCAATCCCATGATGTATGATCCAGCAACTCCATTCTCTCATCATACTCATGCCGATTGGGGTAGATTGGCACAAACCCATGATCAGAGTTGCAGCAACGAGTATAGTAATGATCAAGAACTTGTGGTTCAGTTTCGGCCAAACCATAATGAAGAATTCTTGGAAAGTGATGATTCCGGCGTTTGCTCACCGCCTCTGTGGAAGAACAGCCCATCTGATCAGCCCCTCCTCAGCCACCATATCTACAGCTCTTTATCACCAAACTCTAGAGTGCAAGCGATAACTAGAGGGCAGAGGGAACTCATGGAGATGGTGAAAGACATGCCTGAATCATCGTATGAACTTTCATTAAAAGATCTTGTTGAGCATCATCACAGTGTGGAATTAACTCAAACCCCTCATCAGTTGGAAAGAGAAAATCCTAAGAATCAGAGTTTGCAGCGAGGGGGAGTCGTAAGAGTGAAGAGTCTGGAGagaaagaatataataatgaGAAGTGGGAGCTTTGAGAATAAAGGGATGTTTCTGAATATGgtgtttccattttctttcaactccaagaaaaagaagagctttgctagtaataataatagttggaAAGTCTCTCCCAAGCCTGAGGTGGTAAAGGTTGGTGGTGAAAGGGATTGGTGGAAGAAGAAATTTACTGGCTCTAGTGATAGTGATAGTAGCAGAACAAGTAATAATAGTGGCAGCAGCGGCACCACTGAAAGCAGCGGCGGCAGCAGTAGCTGCCGGAGCAATAGCGGCGGTGGCAGGTATGTTTATTACCTATCTTCCCTTTCCAAGCTTTGATATAAAGAATTGGGGAAATTTGGTTCTTTTGAATCTAAATAAAGGGTAGTTTCCAAATTTGTTCTTACCagcttttttcttctttagatTCATGTTGTGTTTTTGGTCTGTAGTCTGAAGTATGAGTAAATCTTGAATCTTGGAAACTATGCACAAATATGCAGTACGAGGTTATACAAGCTTCTTAAATTTACAGCTTTGTCTTCACAGCAGCCATCTAACAGTTTATAAAAAACTGTTTGTCGATTTTATTGCAGGAAAAAGAATGGCTGCCGAACATGTTGCTGGCCTTTTTTCTCCAGAAGAAAGATATCTGTAGAGTAAATGAAGATCCCCTTAGCCTGTGGGTAAGGCTATACGCCTGTACTACTTGTAAAACACTCTGCCAGACTTTTTAAGAGTTATAACAGAGTATACATCGAGAAATATCTAAGTATTTGTGTATTCATCGATTGTCATCGGTAATTcttcaccttttttttttttataaattatattgaaacaATCTAAACTGCCA from Sesamum indicum cultivar Zhongzhi No. 13 linkage group LG3, S_indicum_v1.0, whole genome shotgun sequence harbors:
- the LOC105159431 gene encoding uncharacterized protein LOC105159431, with protein sequence MMYDPATPFSHHTHADWGRLAQTHDQSCSNEYSNDQELVVQFRPNHNEEFLESDDSGVCSPPLWKNSPSDQPLLSHHIYSSLSPNSRVQAITRGQRELMEMVKDMPESSYELSLKDLVEHHHSVELTQTPHQLERENPKNQSLQRGGVVRVKSLERKNIIMRSGSFENKGMFLNMVFPFSFNSKKKKSFASNNNSWKVSPKPEVVKVGGERDWWKKKFTGSSDSDSSRTSNNSGSSGTTESSGGSSSCRSNSGGGRKKNGCRTCCWPFFSRRKISVE